Proteins encoded in a region of the Xiphophorus couchianus chromosome 11, X_couchianus-1.0, whole genome shotgun sequence genome:
- the stoml3b gene encoding stomatin (EPB72)-like 3b: MEMEDQMESQKRRGVSRDTLISEGPIGSLGCCGWVLVILSGIFVFFTFPITIWVCFKIVQEYERAVIFRLGRITDRKAKGPGIFFILPCTDSIVKVDLRTVSFDIPPQEILTKDSVTVSVDGVVYFRVSDPIASVANVTNADFSTRLLAQTTLRNVLGTKNLAEVLSDREGIAHSMQSSLDEATDNWGIKVERVEIKDVKLPLQLQRAMAAEAEASREARAKVIAAEGEMNASRALKEASLVIAESPSALQLRYLQTLNTIAAEKNSTIIFPLPMDIISHFMRK; encoded by the exons ATGGAAATGGAGGACCAAATGGAAAGCCAGAAGAGGAGAGGAGTGAGCAGAGATACGCTAATAT CTGAAGGGCCGATTGGATCTCTGGGATGTTGCGGCTGGGTGCTGGTCATTCTCTcagggatttttgttttttttaccttcccAATAACAATCTGGGTTTGCTTTAAG ATTGTTCAGGAGTACGAGCGGGCCGTCATCTTCAGACTTGGTCGCATTACCGACCGAAAGGCAAAAGGACCAG gaattttcttcattttgccATGCACCGATTCTATTGTGAAAGTGGATCTGAGAACTGTGTCATTTGACATCCCACCACAAGAG ATTCTCACTAAGGATTCAGTCACTGTGAGTGTGGACGGTGTTGTGTACTTCAGAGTAAGCGACCCCATCGCCTCTGTGGCCAACGTGACTAACGCTGACTTCTCCACTCGCCTGCTCGCACAAACCAccctcagaaatgttcttggcACCAAGAACCTCGCAGAGGTCTTGTCTGATCGGGAGGGCATCGCCCACAGCATGCAG TCAAGTCTGGATGAAGCCACGGACAACTGGGGCATCAAGGTGGAACGTGTGGAGATCAAAGATGTGAAACTgcctcttcagctgcagagagccATGGCTGCCGAAGCTGAAGCATCTCGAGAGGCCAGGGCAAAG GTGATTGCAGCTGAAGGTGAAATGAATGCCTCCCGGGCCCTGAAGGAGGCGTCCCTTGTTATTGCAGAGTCTCCATCAGCCCTGCAGCTCCGCTATCTGCAGACTCTCAACACCATTGCAGCGGAGAAGAACTCCACCATCATCTTCCCACTCCCTATGGATATCATATCTCACTTCATGCGCAAGTGA